One Halichondria panicea chromosome 6, odHalPani1.1, whole genome shotgun sequence genomic window carries:
- the LOC135337933 gene encoding uncharacterized protein LOC135337933 — translation MMHLIPQLLIVTLILSGLRLVISETYYIAPEISTRTFNGSSNNTFSLELLIQRNQFSSGGSMTLIFLPGIHPLSRFFTVRNFTFVQLIGEDNSVILFKGNSSIQFTSIGRLNIQNLNFTSEIGTTSQEKLTINDVANFSISECYFSRFSDSSPALLYIRNTQNTSIDRVSFKNNLARALYVQSGNAVRITNSVFKRNRHDVAVQRCGGSIKVDSTNIVISKCTFLRNNASYGGAICALPQSTISISNSVFDRNSASKNGGAIYVHSSDAYITDSELTSNRAMWGGALSIFDQSNVSVSNSSFKNNNGTKSGGGIYARFSDIYIADSELTNNRATQGGMILIFDQSNMSISNSLFENNSASEYGGGIYSHSSNIYIADSELTSNSAKYIGGAIYADESNGKIFSIFKCNITNNSAHRWGGGVYYYACNAYIVKTVINGNKADWGGGINIELGTLNIFESELTGNRGNYGAAMYSYSSVSISDTVITNNVAKAGALFIQQSVLTFRDTNVISDNSNSSIYALNCVVRFDGPTKLNNNHGNLGGAIFAVQSQIYFNAEIGKVLIVNNKANFGGGIFLRETTLFVHYPVQISFNTASNGGGIFAYLSSIKFESGLDETRTSMITSNTAYRNGGGIFAIASTVTILHFFLYVDRNNAMSNGGGIYLQQSSKVQIFKQWNEDTTSGIYVMLHMGNNTAHSGHGGGIYVDDSTEIGGTCRGGITNELAQSVFSECFIQTLNLYDLTPYNGTVFVNTFLTNNTAKFGSNVYGGLLDRCTLNPFAEFYTASNGLEYFRNTVNFSSNLSVASDPVEVSLCNGSEKSSVIIRGGVLKINVMAVDQVGNPVNATIRSSVISKSGVGRLKEGQTEQRVGNQCTEIEYNVFSQDSAAQVELYADGPCANLGKSTQSISITFLPCTCPVGFQQTNDTIECICDCDPDLQQHQISECSHDQETVRLETNIWIGVDISTTLNMTSYIVSDCPFDYCVEKPFDVVLGNQNEIDRQCDYNRSGVLCGECEEGLSLVLGTSKCLECSNLFLSLLIPFAVLGVALVAFILLLNITIATGTIHGLVFYANIVAANRALFLPRDTSKFLKVFIHWINLDLGIETCFYDGMNSQAKVLFQLVFPAYLFLLIFLIIILSKYFDSFSKLLSNRNPVAALGTLILLSYSKLLRFIIAALQSTVLDSSHGMVWSYNGNVRYFSREHIPQFVAAIIILAAGGLFTVLLFFGQWFPLCSERKLMKWTKNTKYIGFMDAYHAPFTPKHRYWVGLLLLALIIHNLVTSFSPNPYLPVISAGCLPVGIIVFKAMRIRVYKKWWNEFAETLFLLNLIFLAFGTLYTNIKTVNSTGYALSNISVGITFVLFLVFVIGYHVYEFILKKTGIFQKLSHSVRNVARDKRQSQNLNGQETNKSHETINANALDLPASSEYHSYVDGDGKTMTSAQLRLSYIDDLSPVVEGDYIIGPSSEFRSKVRVTHTVVEFKNITL, via the coding sequence ATGATGCACCTCATTCCTCAACTACTGATTGTTACTCTGATTCTCTCTGGTTTGAGATTGGTGATTTCGGAAACTTACTACATAGCGCCAGAAATTTCCACCCGTACATTTAATGGCTCTAGTAACAACACATTTTCGCTCGAGCTACTTATTCAACGAAACCAATTTTCTAGCGGAGGCAGTATGACTTTGATTTTTCTACCAGGGATTCATCCTCTTAGTCGTTTTTTTACAGTACGAAATTTCACATTTGTGCAGTTGATTGGAGAGGATAATTCAGTGATACTATTTAAGGGAAACAGTAGTATCCAATTTACTAGTATCGGTCGATTGAACATTCAAAATTTAAATTTTACATCTGAAATTGGAACTACTTCGCAAGAAAAACTGACTATTAATGATGTGGCAAACTTTTCAATTTCGGAGTGCTATTTCTCGAGATTTTCTGATAGCAGTCCTGCTTTACTCTATATCAGAAACACACAAAACACTTCAATTGATCGTGTTTCGTTCAAAAACAATCTTGCTAGAGCTTTGTATGTACAGTCTGGAAATGCAGTAAGAATCACAAATAGTGTGTTCAAAAGAAACAGACATGATGTTGCTGTACAAAGATGCGGTGGATCAATCAAAGTGGATTCAACAAACATTGTCATATCGAAATGTACATTTTTGAGAAACAATGCAAGttatggtggagcaatttgtGCCCTTCCTCAATCTACTATATCTATTTCAAACAGTGTGTTTGACCGCAACAGTGCTTCTAAAAATGGTGGAGCTATTTATGTTCATTCTAGTGACGCATACATAACTGATAGTGAACTAACGAGTAACCGTGCAATGTGGGGCGGAGCGTTATCTATCTTTGATCAATCTAATGTGTCAGTTTCAAACAGTTCATTCAAAAACAACAATGGTACAAAATCTGGTGGAGGAATTTATGCTCGTTTTAGTGATATATATATTGCTGATAGTGAACTGACCAACAACAGAGCCACGCAGGGAGGAATGATACTCATCTTTGATCAATCGAATATGTCAATATCAAACAGTTTATTCGAAAACAACAGTGCTTCCGAATATGGTGGAGGAATTTATTCTCATTCTAGTAACATATACATCGCTGATAGTGAACTAACAAGTAACAGTGCGAAATATATAGGAGGAGCAATCTACGCTGATGAGAGTAACGGCAAAATATTCTCGATTTTCAAATGCAACataacaaacaacagtgcacacagatggggtggtggtgtttattattatgcctgCAATGCCTACATCGTGAAAACAGTCATAAATGGCAATAAAGCCGATTGGGGTGGCGGTATAAACATAGAGTTGGGTACCCTTAACATATTTGAAAGTGAACTAACAGGAAATCGTGGTAATTATGGTGCAGCTATGTACTCCTATTCGAGTGTGTCTATCAGTGATACTGTCATCACAAATAACGTAGCGAAAGCTGGTGCTTTATTCATTCAGCAATCTGTTTTGACATTCCGAGATACCAATGTTATCAGCGACAACAGCAACAGCTCCATATATGCTCTTAACTGTGTAGTTAGATTTGATGGACCAACAAAACTCAATAATAATCACGGCAATCTTGGTGGAGCCATCTTTGCTGTACAGAGCCAAATCTATTTTAACGCTGAAATTGGAAAAGTTTTAATTGTCAACAACAAAGCTAATTTTGGAGGAGGAATATTTCTGAGAGAAACCACGTTATTTGTTCATTATCCAGTTCAAATATCTTTCAATACTGCGAGTAATGGTGGAGGTATTTTCGCTTACCTAAGCAGTATTAAATTCGAATCAGGTCTAGATGAGACTAGAACAAGTATGATCACAAGTAACACAGCTTATCGTAACGGTGGGGGTATCTTCGCTATTGCATCAACCGTCACAATTCTTCATTTCTTCTTATACGTGGATAGGAACAATGCGATGTCTAATGGCGGGGGAATTTACTTACAGCAAAGTTCCAAAGTACAAATATTCAAGCAATGGAATGAAGACACGACTAGTGGAATATATGTAATGCTACACATGGGAAATAATACAGCTCATTCCGGACATGGTGGAGGTATATACGTTGATGATAGTACAGAAATCGGTGGTACTTGTAGAGGTGGGATCACCAACGAATTGGCTCAGAGTGTTTTCTCCGAATGCTTCATTCAAACTCTCAATTTGTATGACTTGACTCCTTATAATGGCACAGTTTTTGTAAACACATTCCTCACAAATAATACAGCCAAGTTTGGATCAAATGTGTATGGAGGTCTTCTGGATAGGTGCACACTCAACCCTTTCGCAGAATTCTATACAGCTTCAAATGGATTGGAATACTTTAGAAACACTGTCAATTTTTCGAGTAATTTATCAGTTGCTTCAGACCCGGTTGAAGTAAGTTTATGTAATGGATCCGAGAAAAGTAGTGTGATTATCAGAGGAGGTgtgctaaaaattaatgttatggctgttgatcAAGTTGGTAATCCAGTTAATGCTACAATTCGAAGCTCTGTTATCTCTAAAAGTGGTGTTGGtcgtctcaaagaaggacagaCAGAACAAAGagttggcaatcagtgcacagaaatagagtacaatgtattctcacaagacagcgctgctcaagtggaactctatgctGATGGTCCCTGTGCTAATCTTGGAAAATCAACACAGAGTATAAGTATTACATTTCTTCCTTGTACTTGTCCTGTTGGATTCCAACAAACCAATGATACAATCGAATGCATttgtgactgtgatccagatTTACAACAACATCAAATCTCCGAATGTTCTCATGATCAAGAAACAGTTCGACTTGAAACTAACATATGGATAGGAGTTGATATTAGCACAACACTCAATATGACAAGCTACATAGTTAGCGACTGTCCATTTGATTATTGTGTTGAGAAACCATTCGATGTTGTTCTTGGCAATCAAAATGAGATAGACAGACAGTGTGactacaatcgaagtggtgtcttgtgtggagaatgtgaagaGGGACTCAGTCTTGTTTTAGGTACGTCAAAATGTTTGGAATGCTCAAATCTCTTCCTCTCCTTGTTAATTCCTTTTGCTGTATTAGGTGTAGCACTGGTTGCATTCATTCTCCTGCTTAATATCACCATAGCTACTGGGACAATACATGGACTCGTTTTTTACGCGAATATAGTTGCAGCAAATAGAGCATTGTTTCTACCACGCGACACCTCAAAGTTTTTGAAAGTTTTCATACATTGGATCAATCTTGACTTGGGAATTGAGACATGCTTTTACgatggaatgaactctcaagcGAAAGTTCTTTTTCAACTTGTCTTCCCAGCTTACTTGTTTCTTCTGATCTTTTTAATAATCATTTTGAGCAAGTACTTTGACTCATTttcaaagctcctctccaacaggaacccagttgctgctTTAGGCACACTCatcctactctcttattccaaacttttacggtttatcattgctgcaTTGCAGTCCACAGTTTTAGACTCTTCCCATGGAATGGTTTGGTCCTATAATGGTAACGTGCGCTACTTCAGTCGTGAACACATTCCTCAGTTTGTTGCTGCTATCATAATCCTTGCTGCTGGTGGATTGTTTACTGTACTGCTgttctttggacaatggtttcctCTCTGTTCTGAACGGAAGCTCATGAAATGGACCAAAAACACAAAGTACATTGGCTTCATGGACGCATACCACGCTCCATTtactcccaagcatcgctactgggtgggatTGCTCCTCTTAGCTCTGATTATCCACAATCTAGTGACTTCATTCTCACCAAACCCATACCTACCTGTTATATCAGCTGGCTGCTTGCCAGTGGGAATTATTGTATTCAAAGCAATGCGGATAAGAGTGTACAAAAAATGGTGGAATGAGTTTGCTGAAACATTGTTTCTACTCAATCTAATTTTCCTAGCATTTGGCACTTTGTACACTAACATCAAAACTGTGAATAGCACTGGTTATGCCTTATCTAATATTTCTGTGGGCATCACATTCGTTCTCTTTCTCGTGTTTGTTATTGGCTACCATGTTTACGAGTTTATTCTCAAGAAAACCGGTATCTTCCAGAAGCTATCACATTCCGTGAGAAATGTAGCTCGTGACAAAAGGCAATCTCAAAATTTGAATGGACAAGAAACGAACAAATCCCATgaaacgatcaatgccaatGCTCTCGACCTACCAGCAAGTTCCGAGTACCACTCTTATGTCGATGGAGACGGAAAAACCATGACATCTGCTCAGCTGAGACTGTCGTACATTGATGACCTTTCCCCAGTGGTTGAAGGTGACTACATAATAGGCCCTTCTTCTGAATTTCGATCGAAGGTCAGAGTAACACATACAGTGGTTGAATTCAAAAATATAACACTGTAA
- the LOC135337934 gene encoding uncharacterized protein LOC135337934: MITSNTAYRDGGGIFAIGSTITILHFFLYVDRNNAMSNGGGIYLQESSKVQIFKEWHEYTYEECIVMLHIGNNAAHFGHGGGIYVDDSTEINGTCRGGITNKLTKNVFSECFLQTLNLYDLTHYDDTIFVNTFLTNNTAFKFGSNVYGGLLDRCTLNPFAEFYTASNGLEYFRSTVELSSDLSVASDPVEVSLCNGSENSSVIIRGGVLKVNVMAVDQVGNPVNATIRSSVISKSGVGCLKEGQTEQRIGNQCTEIEYNVFAQDIAAQVELYADGPCANLGKSTQSISIIFLPCTCPVGFQQTNDTIECICDCDPDLQQHQISECSHDQETVRLETNIWIGVDISTTLNMTSYIVSDCPFDYCVEKPFDVVLGNQNEIDRQCDYNRSGVLCGECKEGLSLVLGTSTCLECSNLFLALLIPFAVLGVALVAFILLLNITIATGTIHGLIFYANIVAANRALFLPRDTSTF, encoded by the coding sequence ATGATCACAAGTAACACAGCTTATCGTGACGGTGGGGGTATCTTCGCTATTGGATCAACCATCACGATTCTTCATTTCTTCCTGTATGTGGATAGGAACAATGCGATGTCTAATGGCGGGGGAATTTACCTGCAAGAAAGTTCCAAAGTACAAATATTCAAGGAGTGGCATGAATACACATATGAAGAATGTATAGTTATGCTACACATCGGAAATAATGCAGCTCATTTCGGACATGGTGGAGGCATATACGTTGATGATAGTACAGAAATTAATGGTACTTGTAGAGGTGGGATCACTAACAAATTAACTAAGAACGTTTTCTCTGAATGCTTCCTTCAAACTCTCAATTTGTATGACTTGACTCATTATGATGACACAATTTTTGTAAACACTTTCCTCACAAATAATACAGCCTTTAAGTTTGGATCAAATGTGTATGGAGGTCTTCTGGATAGGTGCACACTCAACCCTTTCGCAGAATTCTATACAGCTTCAAATGGATTGGAATACTTCAGAAGCACTGTCGAACTTTCGAGTGATTTATCAGTTGCTTCAGACCCGGTGGAAGTAAGTTTGTGTAATGGATCCGAGAACAGTAGTGTGATTATCAGAGGAGGTGTACTAAAAGTGaatgttatggctgttgatcAAGTTGGTAATCCAGTTAATGCTACAATTCGAAGCTCTGTTATCTCTAAAAGTGGTGTTGGTTgtctcaaagaaggacagaCAGAACAAAGAAttggcaatcagtgcacagaaatagagtacaatgtattcgCACAAGATATCGctgctcaagtggaactctatgctGATGGTCCCTGTGCTAACCTTGGAAAGTCAACACAGAGTATAAGTATTATATTTCTTCCTTGTACTTGTCCTGTTGGATTCCAACAAACCAATGATACAATCGAATGCATttgtgactgtgatccagatTTACAACAACATCAAATCTCGGAATGTTCTCATGATCAAGAAACAGTTCGACTTGAAACTAACATATGGATAGGGGTTGATATCAGCACAACACTCAATATGACAAGCTACATAGTTAGCGACTGTCCATTTGATTATTGTGTAGAGAAACCATTCGACGTTGTTCTTGGCAATCAAAACGAGATAGACAGACAGTGTGactacaatcgaagtggtgtcttgtgtggagaatgtaaGGAGGGACTCAGTCTTGTTTTAGGCACGTCAACATGTTTGGAATGCTCAAATCTCTTCCTCGCCTTGTTAATTCCTTTTGCTGTATTAGGTGTAGCACTGGTTGCATTCATACTCCTGCTTAATATCACCATAGCTACTGGGACCATACATGGACTCATTTTTTACGCGAATATAGTTGCAGCAAATAGAGCATTGTTTCTACCACGCGACACCTCAACTTTTTGA
- the LOC135337927 gene encoding uncharacterized protein LOC135337927 — MLRAGSTWKKPNLTMKIVLVVVACFAAVNCQDAACLANRVLNNPSLATCISANNRNGDFCQLSCINDIAALYNTCGVSPNPITAVCPNAGNGAAFTVAMPMMVLTGLIATSASLF; from the exons ATGTTGAGGGCAGGGTCGACATGGAAGAAACCTAACCTG ACAATGAAGATTGTGCTTGTCGTAGTCGCATGCTTTGCAGCAGTTAATTGTCAAGATGCTGCTTGCTTGGCTAATAGAGTGCTAAACAATCCAAGCCTTGCAACATGCATCAGTGCCAATAAT CGTAATGGTGACTTTTGTCAACTGTCCTGCATCAACGATATTGCAGCACTTTATAACACTTGTGGAGTTTCACCAAACCCCATAACAGCTG TTTGCCCCAATGCTGGTAATGGTGCTGCATTTACTGTTGCCATGCCAATGATGGTGCTCACTGGACTAATTGCCACTTCGGCCTCACTGTTTTAA